A region from the Lolium perenne isolate Kyuss_39 chromosome 4, Kyuss_2.0, whole genome shotgun sequence genome encodes:
- the LOC127332145 gene encoding uncharacterized protein, whose protein sequence is MNIPPWELDEGQQGRHAGAERRHRAEEAQRHLVIRHRGTHNYSYTYNYSESQPTYSIQGHRLPTPSLLQPAWPVEEDRSGAGGSPATLKGRERIRERERIRFMCNASKVRTNGKRRKTQKLVNLERFPLVDISSLRSHKDTGATTGCTGTAFKATSTPTSTPSRKDPERQDSERRRESVRDLSRPPPAMPPWAASLVLLLLILLLHGRGGHGINLDMGAEVQMDSEAHRMLLSAASRGYISYDALRGDAVPCSRPGVPYYNCRISKTANPYTRGCESITMCRDAEGN, encoded by the exons ATGAATATCCCACCTTGGGAGCTCGACGAAGGTCAGCAAGGAAGGCATGCCGGCGCCGAGCGGCGGCACCGAGCGGAAGAGGCCCAGCGACATCTCGTCATACGCCACAGAGGCACACACAACTACTCCTACACCTACAACTACAGCGAGAGCCAGCCAACCTACTCTATACAGGGACACCGGCTGCCAACTCCATCTCTTCTCCAACCGGCTTGGCCGGTAGAGGAAGATAGGAGCGGCGCTGGGGGCTCTCCGGCGACTCTCAAGGGGAGGGAGCGGATAAGGGAGAGGGAGAGGATAAGGTTCATGTGT AACGCATCCAAAGTCAGAACCAACGGTAAAAGGAGAAAAACCCAGAAGCTGGTAAACCTCGAGCGATTCCCCCTTGTTGATATTTCGTCCCTCCGTTCCCACAAGGACACAGGTGCCACAACCGGCTGCACTGGCACTGCATTTAAGGCCACCTCCACACCTACATCCACTCCCTCCCGCAAAGATCCAGAGCGACAGGACAGTGAGAGGCGCCGCGAGAGTGTGAGAGATCTCAGCCGGCCTCCTCCGGCAATGCCTCCATGGGCAGCATCGCTCGTGTTGCTGCTGCTGATCCTCCTCCTCCATGGGAGAGGAGGCCATGGCATCAACCTGGACATGGGGGCGGAGGTGCAGATGGACTCGGAGGCTCACCGGATGCTGCTGTCGGCGGCGAGCAGGGGGTACATCAGCTACGACGCGCTGAGGGGAGACGCGGTGCCGTGCTCAAGGCCCGGGGTGCCCTACTACAACTGCAGGATCAGCAAGACCGCCAACCCGTACACCAGGGGCTGCGAGAGCATCACCATGTGCAGGGATGCGGAAGGTAATTGA